In a single window of the Nakaseomyces glabratus chromosome B, complete sequence genome:
- the IDP2 gene encoding isocitrate dehydrogenase (NADP(+)) IDP2 (CAGL0B04917g~S-adenosylmethionine synthetase), producing the protein MSKVKVVNPIVEMDGDEQTRIIWHLIREKLILPFLDVDLKYYDLSIEYRDETNDKVTEDSALATLKYGVAVKCATITPDEARVEEFNLKEMWKSPNGTIRNILGGTVFREPIVIPRIPKLVPQWKEPIIIGRHAFGDQYRATDVVIPDEGEVRLVYKSKDGKTDIDIPVYNFPKEGGVAMMMYNTTESIRGFARASFNMALEHEMPLYSTTKNTILKKYDGKFKDTFESMYEAEYKEQFEAKGIWYEHRLIDDMVAQMLKSKGGFIIAMKNYDGDVESDIVAQGFGSLGLMTSVLISPDGKTFESEAAHGTVTRHYRQHQQGKETSTNSIASIFAWTRGIIQRGKLDETADVVKFGELLERATVDTVQEDGIMTKDLALILGKTDRSAYVTTEEFIDAVENRIKSEFQKNF; encoded by the coding sequence atgagtAAAGTTAAGGTAGTTAATCCCATCGTTGAGATGGATGGTGATGAACAGACAAGAATTATCTGGCATTTAATTCGTGAGAAACTAATTTTACCATTCTTGGATGTTGATTTGAAGTATTACGACTTGTCTATCGAATACAGAGATGAGACCAATGATAAGGTCACCGAAGATAGTGCCTTGGCTACTTTGAAGTATGGTGTTGCGGTTAAATGTGCTACAATCACCCCTGATGAGGCTCGTGTTGAGGAATTCAACTTGAAGGAGATGTGGAAATCGCCAAATGGTACTATTAGAAACATTTTGGGTGGTACTGTGTTCAGAGAACCCATTGTTATTCCTAGAATCCCAAAATTGGTCCCACAATGGAAGGAACCTATAATCATTGGTAGGCACGCCTTCGGCGACCAGTATAGGGCCACCGATGTCGTTATCCCAGATGAAGGTGAAGTTCGACTAGTGTACAAATCAAAGGATGGTAAAACTGATATCGATATTCCTGTTTATAATTTCCCTAAAGAAGGCGGTGTTGCTATGATGATGTATAATACTACTGAATCTATCCGTGGGTTTGCTAGAGCTTCTTTTAATATGGCTTTGGAACATGAAATGCCACTATATTCTACTACTAAAAACACCATCTTAAAGAAATACGATGGTAAATTCAAGGACACATTTGAGTCTATGTATGAAGCCGAGTATAAAGAACAATTTGAGGCCAAAGGTATCTGGTATGAGCATCGTTTAATCGATGATATGGTCGCGCAAATGTTGAAATCTAAAGGTGGTTTTATTATTGCCATGAAGAATTACGACGGTGACGTTGAATCTGATATTGTTGCCCAAGGCTTTGGTTCCCTAGGTCTAATGACTTCTGTACTAATCAGTCCAGACGGTAAAACTTTTGAGAGTGAAGCTGCTCATGGTACTGTCACTAGGCATTACAGACAACATCAACAGGGTAAAGAAACTTCCACTAACTCGATTGCATCCATCTTTGCTTGGACTAGAGGTATTATCCAAAGAGGTAAGTTAGATGAGACCGCAGATGTAGTCAAATTTGGTGAATTGCTAGAAAGAGCAACAGTTGACACTGTTCAAGAGGATGGCATCATGACGAAGGATTTAGCTTTAATTCTAGGTAAAACCGACAGGTCGGCTTATGTTACTACTGAGGAATTTATTGATGCAGTGGAAAATCGGATAAAATCAGAGTTCCAAAAGAACTTTTAA
- the BUD3 gene encoding Bud3p (CAGL0B04851g~Has domain(s) with predicted Rho guanyl-nucleotide exchange factor activity, role in regulation of Rho protein signal transduction and intracellular localization) yields MVSEQSSNYSKESIEEKPILLHNNLAHISPDVQVSLTEMKDTLTIFRGSDELIWGDFLVAIGMDNNTNFNSIMVNKFGATTFNNVNISKNSKYYPAIENLDPKYKDSNARKCLAVTLLKIYPLFEKHITTVSDLPFEYDQTHAGELASTATLIPNVDPEVFLLKLKNYGMLNDTSRVITSTMVDVVYENNEDVIDYNNQLVYYLGEQLEQLFNPVTEYSPEQTEYAYKAPDEEPSLFNSDTSLLKSVCNELLQLQTKFTYDLVEFLQEFLIILRVNVLNEEIEGLSTLKLNRLFPPTIDEVTRINCIFLDSLKAAVPFGSFEVLKACNITIPYFYKAYTRHEAATKNFSKDIKLFLENFGDVIPKKEEYTEMKMEALMKGPQEKLLKIKLIIERLWESTPDWGNQEKEATSFYNNIIDIIDSFGKLESPLHSYTTRVFTPSGKILTELAKGWPIELQYKWLKRRVVGVYDIIDSSDISKRKLLVIFSDYVVFLDIQNSESYYKNPNRPMLSDILTNSLINEVPLPSKIPRMKVQKYSYIDDVQVTIVDGNILRFDCIREVDPFSISCRLKSKSTTEKRIADLITKAKILEKDTAFHLFKAEVNGVTLYSTAHEYQAYQSERQKSKVALFLNLSPSPSYITENSLYAGLFMKFEDTTRLDKIRITTVLYDGTKSNYVVRPEQMITFVVRQLSQLLPNCYSSTRSPLATSLLNLQAQLISELVKPKIAASSKSNDSAKLMDMNNFIAEKADKSDKYDAKHEKKRSYGTITTFRSYKSDLKDVESSGEIYSREHNTSTKISKNNVQKISKNVRTKVTESPGRKQRVSKTQADKSKKTSGLSNFFKSIFKGSGKKTKRPTNEKIQLKRIGSNKNISHVHISSKPRNKAVIKDTTNTAELEEPLISRAVTSVEISAEKVDRKDEDERVLSVVHNKQFEETKANSEAPADNERMGQDIHHDAGNTSDLLIKEIADEVVEQKEFLEQLSKNMSIQKENKTVQPQVTQKPTSIKNQASALYLYDNDLFGDFKQKPNDHDNISVSLENELTAEGSENEDEDPKKVSHQYQEETIEYQENEPKNDEPDNPSKEADEQADSKENVELLPTKSEVSAGKPLVFPTIQKVVKKPQQIQRSDSFYELYKGMRMVLDDTDVKYNWKRLPSLVSLSVQNAVNSDKSKHAFEKIAHARETPSLVENLMEKKELPMQATETQVREARKLKNAAVIKPVENNFKPVSDTLKSPFKAYPELTKSTEYVNNDSINIFSELEKAFEVPQAKVSVPTFKVVRTSPTRYVQLESGSIRTDRMVPSPELSQSLSYSSFVEELQNKKPQRLVEIADSITDMQSNLTKDDETIASSNAPSHVSSEFEQQKDISQQSDSSLEEEHYSAKKPLSQEINSSGILESLEFSSFTMGFEDTIDVVNSSHIPSGDLLPETGSRNMVLTRPKRNDAHPVYLLPRYSISTTKSLNQTRERMQYDEDAIWVSPTKLSFSEKDSSIRLVKEGTTPTKTLTHQGNKTKVDIPREESSFGYLSSLLAVDSNNNNILEFV; encoded by the coding sequence ATGGTTTCCGAGCAATCTTCAAATTATTCAAAGGAGAGTATAGAAGAGAAACCTATATTATTACACAACAATTTGGCTCATATATCTCCCGATGTACAAGTGTCTTTGACAGAAATGAAAGACACACTGACAATATTTCGTGGCAGTGATGAACTTATATGGGGAGACTTTCTCGTCGCAATAGGTATGGATAACAATACCAATTTCAACTCTATCATGGTTAATAAATTTGGTGCCACGACTTTCAATAACGTAAACATATCGAAAAATTCAAAGTATTATCCCGCCATTGAGAATCTTGATCCTAAGTATAAGGACTCCAATGCTAGGAAATGTCTAGCGGTCACATTGCTGAAAATATACCCTCTATTTGAGAAACATATTACTACTGTGTCCGATCTACCTTTTGAATATGATCAAACACATGCAGGTGAATTAGCCAGTACTGCAACATTAATACCCAATGTAGATCCAGAAGTGTTTCtattaaaattgaagaactaTGGTATGCTAAACGATACAAGCAGAGTGATCACTTCAACTATGGTGGATGTAGTTTATGAGAATAATGAAGATGTTATTGACTACAACAATCAGTTAGTGTATTATCTAGGTGAGCAATTAGAACAATTGTTCAACCCTGTCACGGAGTACTCACCTGAGCAAACAGAATATGCATATAAAGCTCCAGACGAGGAGCCTTCTCTGTTCAACAGTGATACCTCACTCTTGAAATCTGTTTGCAATGAGCTTCTACAGCTGCAGACTAAATTCACCTATGATCTCGTAGAATTTTTACAAGAGTTTCTAATCATTTTGAGGGTAAATGTATTAAATGAAGAGATCGAAGGGTTATCTACATTGAAACTGAACAGGTTGTTTCCACCTACTATTGATGAAGTTACTCGTATAAATTGTATATTTCTCGATTCACTGAAAGCAGCTGTACCTTTTGGATCATTTGAAGTGCTAAAAGCGTGTAATATCACAATTCCGTACTTCTACAAAGCTTACACAAGACATGAGGCAGCAACTAAAAATTTCTCGAAAGATATAAAACTATTTCTTGAGAACTTTGGTGATGTAATACCGAAGAAGGAGGAGTACACGGAAATGAAAATGGAGGCACTCATGAAAGGTCCCCAGGAAAAACTGCTCAAAATCAAACTTATAATAGAGAGATTGTGGGAATCAACACCCGATTGGGGcaatcaagaaaaagaagcTACAAGCTTTTACaacaatattattgatattatagACTCTTTTGGAAAACTAGAGTCTCCTCTTCATTCATACACTACTAGAGTTTTTACTCCATCTGGTAAAATACTTACTGAATTAGCAAAGGGCTGGCCCATTGAATTGCAATACAAATGGCTAAAAAGAAGAGTTGTTGGTGTTTATGATATAATTGATTCATCAGACATCTCAAAACGAAAGCTGCTTGTTATATTTAGTGATTATGTTGTATTCCTAGATATTCAAAACTCTGAAAGTTACTATAAAAATCCAAACAGGCCAATGCTGTCTGATATTCTTACAAATTCATTGATTAATGAGGTTCCGCTTCCCTCGAAAATTCCACGAATGAAAGTTCAGAAATATAGCTACATTGATGATGTTCAAGTTACTATTGTAGATGGCAATATATTGCGGTTTGATTGTATTAGAGAAGTTGACCCATTCTCTATCTCATGTCGATTAAAATCAAAGTCTACTACAGAAAAAAGAATAGCAGACTTGATTACTAAGGCAAAAATTCTTGAGAAAGATACAGCATTTCATCTATTTAAGGCTGAGGTTAACGGCGTGACTCTATATTCTACTGCTCACGAATATCAAGCTTACCAATCTGAGAGacaaaaatcaaaagttgCATTGTTTTTGAACTTAAGTCCATCGCCTTCATATATTACTGAAAATTCACTTTATGCAGGTTTGTTTATGAAATTTGAGGATACAACAAGATTAGATAAAATCAGGATCACGACGGTTCTATATGATGGTACAAAATCTAATTATGTGGTAAGACCGGAACAAATGATAACTTTTGTTGTCAGACAGCTTTCTCAGTTATTGCCTAATTGCTACTCCTCAACTCGGTCACCTTTAGCCACTTCGTTATTGAACCTTCAAGCTCAGCTAATATCTGAATTAGTAAAACCAAAAATAGCTGCGTCATCAAAGTCAAATGACAGTGCTAAACTTATGGATATGAATAATTTCATTGCAGAAAAGGCAGACAAATCGGACAAATATGATGCAAAGCatgagaagaaaagatcaTATGGTACTATCACAACATTTAGAAGTTACAAGAGTGACTTGAAAGATGTTGAGTCCTCTGGAGAAATATACAGTCGTGAACATAACACATCTACTAAGATTTCAAAGAACAATGTCCAGAAAATCTCAAAGAATGTGAGAACAAAGGTAACTGAATCACCTGGTCGAAAACAACGGGTTTCAAAAACTCAAGCAGACAAGTCTAAAAAGACTTCTGGTTTGTCtaactttttcaaatctaTTTTCAAGGGGAGTGGTAAGAAAACTAAACGCCCAACAAATGAGAAAATTCAGTTAAAGAGAATAGGATCAAATAAGAATATCAGTCATGTTCATATCAGTTCCAAGCCAAGGAATAAGGCTGTTATAAAAGATACGACAAATACAGCAGAGTTGGAGGAACCTCTGATTTCAAGAGCGGTCACTTCTGTTGAAATATCAGCAGAGAAAGTTGATAGAaaagatgaagacgaaCGTGTCCTGTCCGTCGTGCACAATAAACAGtttgaagaaactaaaGCCAATTCTGAGGCACCGGCAGATAATGAAAGAATGGGCCAGGATATCCACCATGATGCAGGAAATACTTCAGACCTAttgataaaagaaattgcaGATGAAGTTGTAGAGCAGAAAGAGTTTTTGGAACAGCTCTCAAAAAACATGTCAAtccagaaagaaaataagaCAGTACAACCTCAGGTAACTCAGAAACCCACTTCCATAAAAAATCAAGCCTCTgctttgtatttgtatGATAATGATTTGTTTGGTGATTTTAAACAAAAACCTAACGACCATGATAACATTTCAGTCAGTTTAGAAAATGAACTCACTGCTGAGGGTAGCGAGAATGAGGACGAGGATCCCAAGAAGGTATCCcatcaatatcaagaaGAGACAATTGAATACCAGGAAAATGAACCCAAGAATGATGAACCTGATAATCCTTCCAAAGAGGCTGATGAGCAAGCTGACAGTAAAGAAAATGTGGAACTATTACCTACAAAGAGCGAAGTATCTGCAGGTAAACCTCTTGTCTTTCCTACTATTCAGAAGGTGGTAAAGAAACCACAACAAATCCAAAGATCAGATTCATTCTATGAGTTATATAAGGGGATGAGAATGGTTTTGGATGATACTGATGTAAAATACAATTGGAAGCGCCTTCCAAGCTTGGTATCATTATCAGTTCAAAATGCTGTCAACAGTGATAAAAGTAAGCAtgcatttgaaaaaatagcTCATGCAAGAGAGACACCATCACTGGTTGAAAATCTAATGGAGAAAAAAGAGTTACCGATGCAAGCTACGGAAACACAAGTAAGAGAAGCTCGGAAGTTAAAAAATGCCGCTGTCATTAAACCGGTGgaaaataatttcaaacCTGTGAGTGACACTCTCAAGTCTCCATTTAAAGCATATCCAGAACTGACAAAGAGTACAGAATATGTTAATAACGACTCAATAAATATCTTCAGTGAGTTGGAGAAGGCTTTTGAGGTACCACAAGCTAAAGTCAGTGTACCAACTTTTAAAGTAGTCAGGACTTCACCAACTAGATATGTACAACTGGAAAGTGGTTCTATTAGGACTGATCGCATGGTTCCCTCACCTGAATTGTCTCAATCTTTGTCCTATAGTTCATTTGTCGAGGAAttgcaaaataaaaagcCACAGAGACTTGTGGAGATTGCAGATTCTATTACAGATATGCAGTCAAATTTGACAAAGGATGACGAAACTATTGCTTCTTCGAATGCCCCATCTCATGTCTCAAGCGAATTCGAACAACAGAAGGATATATCACAACAGTCAGACAGTTCTTTAGAGGAAGAGCATTACTCGGCTAAAAAACCTCTAAGTCAAGAAATTAACTCATCAGGTATTTTAGAATCTCTCGAATTTAGCTCCTTTACCATGGGCTTTGAAGATACCATTGATGTTGTCAATTCGTCACATATTCCTAGTGGTGATTTACTTCCTGAGACAGGCAGTAGAAATATGGTATTAACTAGACCTAAAAGAAATGATGCCCATCCAGTTTACCTTTTACCGAGGTACAGCATTAGCACCACCAAGTCTTTAAATCAGACAAGAGAGAGAATGCAATACGATGAAGATGCTATTTGGGTTTCACCAACTAAGTTGAGTTTCTCAGAGAAGGACTCATCTATTCGTTTAGTAAAAGAGGGAACTACACCTACAAAGACGTTAACACACCAAGGAAATAAGACAAAGGTCGATATTCCACGTGAAGAGTCCTCATTTGGATACTTGTCTTCGTTGTTGGCGGTAGATagtaacaataataatatcctAGAATTTGTATAA
- the DCC1 gene encoding Dcc1p (CAGL0B04873g~Ortholog(s) have role in cellular response to DNA damage stimulus, maintenance of DNA trinucleotide repeats, mitotic sister chromatid cohesion and Ctf18 RFC-like complex, cytosol, nucleus localization): MVMKLYSKLQHDTSYKVVQLDDTILAAVKNGEPLQFKSMDETQSEVVLCSSNATWRLKQKNHSNCVMVMKRDTSSNLEDESEFCSLNDTTYEYELTKVPGSLNYHLIPLYDGEELSFKTTFKELLANSQCSNEEAMCEWHDIGGCILESGNICKLSDKFITRALDITLVSIMADSLDMSHLDLDEVLKSVRKDSETVKDNPFTKPVIETILNKFGTQEKDHKWHIDKKRITYWYGLETLKKFAMGISKEQQYPLNQEEFLIKWKSQMPPYFPNSDLDIRELRGHYYLDRHTDEIHYIDKKSLPGDIKQRLVYLFKLQSQWNPDEMAPLMQDLNQKNTKFESFIIKYARIKRLSSKQKVVIQR, translated from the coding sequence ATGGTGATGAAGCTGTACTCTAAATTACAACATGATACAAGTTACAAAGTGGTACAACTAGATGACACTATTCTAGCTGCGGTCAAGAATGGCGAACCTTTACAATTCAAGTCTATGGATGAAACTCAATCTGAGGTGGTACTTTGTAGTTCCAATGCGACATGGAGATTGAAGCAAAAGAATCATAGTAATTGTGTAATGGTCATGAAACGGGATACATCCAGCAATCTAGAAGATGAATCAGAGTTTTGTAGCCTGAACGACACCACGTATGAATATGAGCTCACTAAAGTACCAGGATCATTGAACTACCATTTGATACCACTATATGACGGAGAAGAACTCAGTTTCAAAACTACTTTTAAAGAATTACTGGCTAATTCACAGTGTTCCAATGAGGAGGCCATGTGCGAATGGCATGATATAGGTGGATGCATATTAGAAAGTGGGAATATATGTAAACTCTCAGATAAGTTTATTACTCGTGCGCTAGATATAACACTGGTTAGCATTATGGCAGACTCTCTAGATATGTCACATCTAGATTTAGATGAAGTCCTGAAGTCAGTACGAAAAGATTCAGAAACTGTCAAGGATAACCCTTTTACAAAACCAGTTATTGAGACTATATTGAACAAATTCGGTACGCAGGAAAAGGATCACAAATGGCACATAGATAAAAAGAGGATAACCTACTGGTATGGTCTTGAAACATTGAAGAAGTTCGCAATGGGTATATCCAAAGAGCAGCAATATCCATTGAATCAGGAGGAATTTCTAATAAAATGGAAATCACAGATGCCACCATATTTTCCAAACTCCGACCTTGATATTCGGGAGCTCCGGGGCCACTATTATCTGGACCGACATACTGATGAAATACATTATATAGACAAGAAATCTTTACCAGGAGATATCAAGCAAAGGCTAGTATACTTGTTCAAATTACAAAGCCAATGGAATCCCGATGAGATGGCACCATTAATGCAAGACTTGAATCagaaaaacacaaaatTTGAATCCTTTATTATCAAGTACGCTAGAATAAAGAGACTCTCCTCCAAGCAAAAAGTCGTTATCCAACGATAA
- a CDS encoding uncharacterized protein (CAGL0B04829g~Ortholog(s) have cytoplasm localization), with protein sequence MTTGLADYYIHIRIFWLVVIVTIVALIYRHRNKIGYKIRESVILIRNRFGGHISLNNSFTDDLESGLASRHFDIISQNRHDDRGGLDAKAKDEIKAIMETEHLTFDKARLLYTERKFGQNGIAPDGTPIDPKAVTFGS encoded by the exons ATCCACATTAGAATATTTTGGTTGGTAGTTATTGTAACCATTGTCGCACTAATTTACAGACACAGGAATAAGATAG GATATAAAATAAGAGAATCTGTAATATTAATCCGGAATAGATTTGGGGGCCATATAAGTTTAAATAATTCATTCACTGACGATTTAGAAAGCGGTCTAGCTTCCAGACATtttgacatcatctcccaaAATAGACATGATGACAGGGGCGGACTGGATGCCAAAGCTAAAGACGAAATAAAAGCAATTATGGAAACTGAACATCTGACATTTGACAAAGCTCGTCTACTTTACACTGAGCGGAAATTTGGTCAGAATGGTATTGCACCTGATGGCACTCCAATAGACCCGAAAGCGGTAACATTCGGATCTTAA
- the RFX1 gene encoding Rfx1p (CAGL0B04895g~Ortholog(s) have RNA polymerase II core promoter proximal region sequence-specific DNA binding activity), which produces MFQFTPSSTPHSGSFYSVTQNHVRQNNANVNHINYNNSNFHPITNSNANTNTAPRSFNSYLGIPTLLNSGTNLLTDYHSQHLLKTSIRNIRNRDSKSYATPKSIALSLKDLPLEHYAKIVHETEKRSEELDPTLHSKSVIQATEHSREREKQVFALIWLLQNCSNSDPNSFVPRGLIFEQYSIACRQFDLKPLSQATLGKLIRTIFSNLKTRRLGMRGQSKYHYCGLRLLKIVTPAQQENNIIETKSLIGNSLDSESGELSVANNKLSTKLVCSSNVDDPLNAVKEKNINISKIRKLRQACLLYCDNSFVNEENSILLYETAFPAIFDIISADVFDKEETKLLERFEPLYKNYCNLFINNFRLMKIENLVVIYQMTDLCRDYHFDINTFLNLLTNNSSVKRWTNIVDTIMFTNILKWIMKFFRLNGLDAEKNEELKIFCVFYEKLKTHFFSCEKNDDLIISHKQMIFSNFFMITDTILRKFKFLSYVQENLGYHQTEMQQDWNQCIDLKTVIPFIEPQSILDPTFKSALLNRLERQVKFIVDPKFSLSSLISSLGQTVHTSMKEYYGNPEVLKAIQHLVHSYFDVISGDLCLKCPRNLQLWTALIQVITLSIKICNQMNYMVHENCK; this is translated from the coding sequence ATGTTCCAGTTCACTCCATCATCTACTCCTCATTCAGGTTCGTTCTATTCTGTAACTCAGAATCATGTTCGACAGAATAATGCAAACGTCAATCATATAAACTACAATAACTCCAATTTTCATCCCATTACAAACTCTAATGCAAACACCAACACTGCCCCCAGAAGCTTTAATAGCTATTTGGGAATTCCAACATTATTGAATAGTGGTACCAATTTACTAACTGATTACCATAGCCAACATCTACTTAAGACTAGTATAAGAAACATACGAAACCGTGACAGTAAAAGCTATGCTACACCAAAAAGTATCGCTTTATCTTTAAAAGACTTACCGCTTGAGCATTATGCCAAAATTGTTCACGAAACAGAAAAAAGGTCAGAAGAACTTGATCCTACTTTACACTCGAAATCTGTAATCCAGGCTACAGAACACTCTAGGGAGCGAGAGAAGCAAGTATTTGCGTTAATATGGCTACTTCAAAACTGTTCTAATAGTGACCCTAACTCATTTGTACCTAGAGGGTTAATCTTTGAACAATATTCCATTGCTTGCAGGCAATTCGATTTAAAACCACTTTCGCAGGCTACGTTGGGTAAGTTGATTCGTACCATTTTCTCAAATCTAAAGACTAGAAGGTTAGGCATGCGTGGCCAATCGAAATACCACTATTGTGGACTAAGATTGCTAAAAATAGTTACACCAGCACAACAAGAGAACAATATCATTGAAACCAAGAGCCTGATTGGAAACAGTTTAGATAGCGAAAGCGGCGAGTTATCGGTGGCTAACAATAAACTGTCTACCAAATTAGTTTGCTCTTCAAACGTCGACGATCCACTTAACGCTgtgaaggaaaaaaatatcaacatttcaaaaatcagaaaactCAGACAAGCATGTTTACTGTATTGTGATAACAGTTTTGTGAATGAGGAGAATAGCATTTTATTGTATGAGACAGCTTTTCCGgcaatttttgatattatcaGCGCGGATGTCTTTGATAAGGAAGAAACTAAATTGCTAGAGAGGTTTGAACCGCTTTACAAGAACTATTGTAATCTATTCATCAACAATTTCAGGCTTATGAAGATTGAAAATCTTGTTGTTATTTATCAAATGACAGATCTCTGTAGGGATTATCACTTTGATATTAATACTTTTCTAAACCTTCTAACAAATAACTCAAGTGTCAAGCGGTGGACAAATATTGTTGACACGATAATGTTTACTAATATTCTAAAATGGATTATGAAGTTTTTCAGATTGAATGGTTTAGATgcagaaaaaaatgaagaactTAAAATCTTTTGTGTGTTTtatgaaaaattgaaaactcACTTTTTTAGCTGTGAGAAAAATGATGATCTTATTATTTCTCATAAGCAAATGATTTTCTCGAACTTTTTCATGATTACTGATACAATATTGCGCAAATTCAAGTTTCTCTCTTATGTCCAAGAGAATTTGGGATACCATCAAACTGAAATGCAACAGGACTGGAATCAATGCATAGACCTGAAAACAGTGATACCGTTCATCGAACCTCAATCCATTTTAGATCCTACGTTCAAATCTGCACTTTTGAATCGGTTGGAAAGACAAGTGAAATTCATTGTGGACCCTAAgttttcattatcatcactTATAAGCAGCTTAGGACAGACAGTACATACATCTATGAAGGAATACTATGGCAATCCTGAAGTATTGAAAGCCATCCAGCATTTAGTGCATAGCTATTTTGATGTTATTTCTGGTGATTTGTGCTTGAAATGTCCACGTAATCTCCAGTTATGGACTGCTTTAATCCAGGTCATTACTCTTTCCATCAAAATCTGTAACCAAATGAATTATATGGTGCATGAAAACTGCAAATAA